CGAAGAGCACGCCGAGTATCGCGAGCACGATCATCCAAGTGAGGGAGTGCCACATCGGGATCACCCGTCCGGTCACCATCATGTAGGCGGGAAGGCTCGCGATGAGCGGCGCGGTCATGTATCCGGCCGCGGTGGCGATCGACTGCATGATGTTGTTCTCGAGAACGTGGAACTCCTTCTGCCCCGAGATGCGCGAGATCGCGCGATGCAGAGCGAAGGCGAGGATGACCGCGGTGATCCCGACGCCGAGCGTCCATCCGGTGCGCACTCCGACATAGAGGTTGGTCAGCGAGAGAACGCCGCCGAGCAGCATTCCGGTGATCACCGCGCGCAACGTGAACTGCGGAACGTCCCCTTTATAGACCTCGCGGTGCCACCACTCGTCCTTCTGCTTCAGCGTCCATGTTCGGACTTGTTCTTCCGTCAGCTGCTTGATCGCCATGCGACTCCCCCGACGCGGCTCCGCGGAACCGCGCCATTCGGTCTCTCAAGCCGATTCACGCTCGATCGATCGCGAGCGCGGCTCCGGTCATTGTAACGGGAAGGCGTTGGAAGCGACAACGCGAATCCAGGCGGGTTCGGGCCTCTCGGACCGCTCGGCCCCGCGCGTTGACATCCTCGACCCCCAAAGGTAAGATGATGCGGCATAGTCACGGACCATGGGCCGGCCGACTCTTCCGGAGACCAGCAAATGCGGATCTTCATCGGGTGGTCGGGCGATTTGAGCCACAGAGTCGCCGTCCTTGTTAAGGAATGGCTCTCAGACGTTCTTCAGTCCGACAGACCTTTCGTTTCCTCCGAGGACATCAAGAAAGGCGCACGGTGGTCCTCCGAACTCGCCGCGGTTCTAAAGGAATGCTCGTTCGGCATCTTCTGCGTTGTTCCAAGCAACGCTCGGGCTCCTTGGATGAACTTCGAAGCAGGTGCGATCGTCGGGGCTATGCCGACCTCCCGCGTGAGCACGTTCCTTTTCGGGGTCGACCAGTCGGTCATTCAGGATACGCCCCTTTCTATGTTCCAATCGACGGTGTACGAGGAGACGGATCTTCTCCGGCTCGTCCGCTCGATCAATGATCTGCGAGTCGAGGACCGGATGGACGAAACGCGGCTAAAGAGGAACTTCGGCGCATTCTGGCCACGTCTCAAGTCCGAGCTCGATGAGCTGCTCCTCGATGCCGCACGGCAACCGTCCCGAGCGGATCCGGATCGACGATTCTCATCCGACGTCGAGAGGAGGCTAAGCGAGGCGACCGACGACTGGTGGAAGCATCACGACATCGCGATCGAAGATGCCCTCTTTCGCCACATCGCGGGCAACTTGGGGGACTTCGTGGTCGCCGACCGCCAGCTCGGCTTTCTTGCTGTAGTGGCCTCGTACAAAGGCGAGAAGATGAGGCAATTCACCGAGATCGCGAAAAACAACTCGGTCGTGATCCAAGCGCTGGTTGAGCACGTGGCCTTCCACGAGCACAAGCGGCCGGTTTGGCGTGCGGCCGCAATGCTCGAACGCTGCGATCCGGAGATGCTCGGCAAGAGACTCGCGGCGGCTCTCGCCGGACAAGTGGAGGGGGATGAGCGGCGGCATCTGCTCTCCTCAGTGATCCCCGAGCGCCGAACCTACGCCTACATCGAGGCACACATCGAGAGCGAGATCATTGAGGCCGAGAGGGAGAAGTCCAGGAAGACGCTCGCCGATTTGCGGCGGCAGCTGGGCGAACCACCGCGAGCCCCGGTGGAGTGATTCCGGGAGAGGCGGTATCCCAAGGCACGGCGACCCATGAACTCGAGGTGTGGAGCGCCGTGGAACTTCAACAAGAGCCACTTGCCGGATGGAGCGATTCGCGTCACGTGCAGGCCGGCGCGACGAGCCGCCGAAGCCAAAGGAAGAGAAGCACCGCGTGGGCGAGGAGAGCGGCGCCGACCGCTTGGTGCGCGGTCGTGATCGCGATGTCCGCCGCCGAAGGGGGCCCGGCTTCAGGCGAGAGGTTGACCGCGACGAGAGCGGTGAAACCGAGCACGATCTGGACGCCGAGAAGGGCGATGAAGAGGAGGCCGGTCCGGCGAAGGGCGGGCACGTCCGCATAGAGACCCCACGCACGCGCTCCGGAGACGGCGCCGAACACGAGAACGACGACCGCAAGACCGATATGAAGATGAAGGCCTCCCGCGAAATGCCTCTCTACGGCGCCCGTGGCGATTTGGACAACGAGAAGAAGAAGAAGCGGGACGGAGAGGCTTCGATCCGCCGCCGCCGAGCGCTTCGCGATCTGCGCGGAGCTCTCGATCCACCGCGCTGAGAGAAAGACCGCGAGCGCGACCGTCATGCCGAAGAAGAGCTGCGCCACGACGCCGTGAACGAGCGCGAGAAGAAGACTCGGCGCCATCTCTTCCGGTGACGTGCTCAAAGTCGGCCTCCCCGTGACGCGCATGCCGCCGAGGAAGCCCTGCGCGATCATGAGAACGAGCGCCCCCGCGGCGAACCCCTTGAGCCACGGACGGCGGTCGTGTCGAAAGACGCGAATCGCGAGGACGAGCGTCGCGAGGCCGACCAGCGTTCCGAGAAGCCGGTGGGCATGCTCGTAGTAGATGTCTTCCGACATCTTCGCGAGCGGATAGAGAAACATATTATACCCAAAGGAATTTGGCCAGTCGACGACCGCGAGACCGGCGCGCGCGCCCGTGACGATCCCTCCGGCGACGAGAAGGAGAAACGTGGCGGCGACGAGGATGATGGCGAGGGCGCCGGTCCAGTTGCGCGGCGGCGGCCTCTCCCGTGCGCGGCGCGAAGCCCCGCCGATCCCGCCGAGACAAGCGCCGAGGAGAAGAGACCCGACGATCCAGGCCGGGGCCGAGGGACCGAACCGGTTCGGCTCGGGCGACGCGATCACGCTCCCCAGGATGAGAAGGTTGATGAGCGAAGCAATGAGCCCGGTCTTCGCTCCGGCCTTTGCGCCGTCCCCCGTGAGGCGAGCCGCAAGGCGTCCGCCGGCGACGAGAAGAAGAAGGAGGACCGCAAGCGTGAGGGTGCCTGGCGCTTCGACCCCTGGGAATCGACAAACGTACGCGGCGGTCCACATCGCGACCGCCGTTCCGAAGCCGAGCGCCAGGGAAGAACCGGGACCGGGAATCTTCTCCGGATCGACGTTCATCGGCGCACCCCTTTCGAATCGGGCGGACCTCTCTCCGGGTGAAGTCTCTCAGGAGCGAGCTGGCGATGGGAAGGAAAAGTTGCCGGCGGCCGGTGGGCGACATAGTATCAGGAAGGCGCCCCGCGCGCGACCTCGCGCGAACCGCAGCGGATGCGAAGGAAGAACCTATCGTGCTTCGACTTCTTCTTGTCTATCTCGATCTCTCGAAGGCGCGCCTTTCGGCTCTCGTCGTGGCGACCGCCGCGGTTTCCTACATCGCCGCGCGCGGCGAGGAACCGATCGGCCTTCTTGGTCTTTCTTGGACCGCGATGGGGACCGCCCTCGCGGCGGGGGGCGCGAACGCCCTAAACCAGGTTCTCGAGGCGGACAGAGACGGCCTGATGGCGCGAACGAGCGGCCGTCCGTTCCCCGCGCGAAGAATCGGACGGCTTCACGGAGTTCTCTTCGGTCTCGCCGCCGCGATCGGAGGTCCGGTTCTCCTCGCCCTCTCGGTGAATCGTCTTGCTGCGTTGCTCGCGCTCGCGGCGGTCGCGCTCTACGTGCTCGCCTACACCCCGCTCAAGACCCGGAGCCCCGCGTGCACGCTCGTGGGGGCGGTCTCCGGCGCGGTGCCGCCCGTCATCGGATGGACGGCGGCGACGGGGCGGATCGACGCGGGCGGTCTTCTTCTCGGGGGGATTCTCTTTGCGTGGCAAGTTCCGCATTTCCTCTCTCTCGCGTGGATGCACCGAGAGGAGTACGCGCGCGCGGGCTTCCGCATGCTCCCCGTGCTCGATCGAACGGGCCGCGTCGTCTTCCGCATGATCGTTCTCTACAGCCTCGTGCTCATCCCCGCGGCGCTCGCGCTTGTTCTCGTCGGCGCGGCGGGACCCGTATACGCCGCGGGCTCGCTCCTTCTCGGCATCAGCTTCCTGTTCTTCGGGAAGCGATTCGTCGATCGGCGGACCGCCGGCGAGGCGAAGCGGCTCTTTCTCGCGAGCGTGGTCTACCTTCCGCTCCTCTTGGGGCTTCTCGCCCTCGATCGCGGTCCGGCCGGCAATCTCGTGCGGCCCGCGCGAGCGGAGACGGCGCTATCCGAGGACTCGTCCGATCGGTTCGGAATGGGCGAAGGTATGATCGGAGAGAGCGAGACATCCGCGAGCGCCTTCTGATCCTCGGCCGATGCGGGAAGAAAAGACAGGGAGCCGCGAACTGCTCCTTCGTCGTCGAATGCTCTCTCAATCTTCGACGTAGCCGAGCGATCGAAGCTCCTCGATCAGGCCGGAGTCCGCGAACTCCTCCACGGTCTCGGCGGAGCCTTGAAGAAGGCTCGCTCTCTTCTCCTGAAGGGACAGAATGCGCTCGATTGAATCGGCGAGCGCGCGCACGATTTCCGGATGGTTTTCGTGAACGCTCCCAAGCTCGTGCGGATCCGACCGAAGATCGTACAGCTCTTCATGAAATTCGCCAATCCTCCTCTCGACCCGGACGTACTTCCATCCGTTGGACGTCAGCGCCTTTCTGCGCTCGAGGCCTAGAAAACGCCGACCGCTCTCCTGGCTCAATACCGCACGGGGCCGCCAGCCGCGGGCAAGCACGTCCCGTCCGCTCGCCTGCTGACGAAAGCCCGCGAACGCATCCGATTCGACGAGCCCAAGAAGGGTCGGGAGCGCGTCCACCGAAGAAACCAGTTCCGCTATTCTCCGGGCGTCCAACCCGGGCGCGCGGATCATCATCGGGGTTCGCACCTGCTCCTCCCAAGTCGTTCCGTGGGCCAGCCATTCGTGCTGGCCAAGTCCCTCTCCGTGATCGCCGATCAACAGAACCACGGTCTCATTCCAATCGGGCCGCGAACGGAGACGGTCCAGCAATCGTCCAAGCGCATGATCCATAAAACGAATCTCGCCGTCATACGAATTGATCGACGCCCGGACGTCTTCCACCGGCTCAGAGAGGCTGATAACCAAGC
This window of the Candidatus Eisenbacteria bacterium genome carries:
- a CDS encoding toll/interleukin-1 receptor domain-containing protein; translation: MRIFIGWSGDLSHRVAVLVKEWLSDVLQSDRPFVSSEDIKKGARWSSELAAVLKECSFGIFCVVPSNARAPWMNFEAGAIVGAMPTSRVSTFLFGVDQSVIQDTPLSMFQSTVYEETDLLRLVRSINDLRVEDRMDETRLKRNFGAFWPRLKSELDELLLDAARQPSRADPDRRFSSDVERRLSEATDDWWKHHDIAIEDALFRHIAGNLGDFVVADRQLGFLAVVASYKGEKMRQFTEIAKNNSVVIQALVEHVAFHEHKRPVWRAAAMLERCDPEMLGKRLAAALAGQVEGDERRHLLSSVIPERRTYAYIEAHIESEIIEAEREKSRKTLADLRRQLGEPPRAPVE
- a CDS encoding COX15/CtaA family protein produces the protein MNVDPEKIPGPGSSLALGFGTAVAMWTAAYVCRFPGVEAPGTLTLAVLLLLLVAGGRLAARLTGDGAKAGAKTGLIASLINLLILGSVIASPEPNRFGPSAPAWIVGSLLLGACLGGIGGASRRARERPPPRNWTGALAIILVAATFLLLVAGGIVTGARAGLAVVDWPNSFGYNMFLYPLAKMSEDIYYEHAHRLLGTLVGLATLVLAIRVFRHDRRPWLKGFAAGALVLMIAQGFLGGMRVTGRPTLSTSPEEMAPSLLLALVHGVVAQLFFGMTVALAVFLSARWIESSAQIAKRSAAADRSLSVPLLLLLVVQIATGAVERHFAGGLHLHIGLAVVVLVFGAVSGARAWGLYADVPALRRTGLLFIALLGVQIVLGFTALVAVNLSPEAGPPSAADIAITTAHQAVGAALLAHAVLLFLWLRRLVAPACT
- the cyoE gene encoding protoheme IX farnesyltransferase; this encodes MLRLLLVYLDLSKARLSALVVATAAVSYIAARGEEPIGLLGLSWTAMGTALAAGGANALNQVLEADRDGLMARTSGRPFPARRIGRLHGVLFGLAAAIGGPVLLALSVNRLAALLALAAVALYVLAYTPLKTRSPACTLVGAVSGAVPPVIGWTAATGRIDAGGLLLGGILFAWQVPHFLSLAWMHREEYARAGFRMLPVLDRTGRVVFRMIVLYSLVLIPAALALVLVGAAGPVYAAGSLLLGISFLFFGKRFVDRRTAGEAKRLFLASVVYLPLLLGLLALDRGPAGNLVRPARAETALSEDSSDRFGMGEGMIGESETSASAF
- a CDS encoding sulfatase translates to MIAAAIATSGCSKGTRLDWPNFVLITLDTARADHLGCYGYFRDTSPAIDALAAESAVFERCIVPMATTLPSHVSILTSTYPIEHGILANLSSGNRRFQSTGQLQSFAEACKDAGYRTAAFVSAAPVKRATGIAAGFETFNEPEEIRRGADETTDSVLAWIDTLSASPFFIWVHYFDPHRLYLAPEPFRSMYLFDEALERHMRERGIPDSLVISLSEPVEDVRASINSYDGEIRFMDHALGRLLDRLRSRPDWNETVVLLIGDHGEGLGQHEWLAHGTTWEEQVRTPMMIRAPGLDARRIAELVSSVDALPTLLGLVESDAFAGFRQQASGRDVLARGWRPRAVLSQESGRRFLGLERRKALTSNGWKYVRVERRIGEFHEELYDLRSDPHELGSVHENHPEIVRALADSIERILSLQEKRASLLQGSAETVEEFADSGLIEELRSLGYVED